The genomic interval GGAAACTGAGTGTGGTGGCTCTAAATCATTTTTAAGATAATTGGCCACCACTGAAGCTTCCTCTTACGAGCCTGGCTAGCAGCTCAGGCTGAGTGTGGTCACTGCTGCAGTCACGGCCTCCCCGCAGCTGTGTGGCCATGGCATGCAGCTCGTTCACATGTCCTCCCGGCTCTGTGCTGACAAACACCTTTGCAGAGAAGACCCTCACCTTCACAGGGGTCCAGATGCCTGCTGGCCCAGTGAGGAGCTTGGCTGACCATTTGGTCACACTGACTTCCTGCAAATTGCCTTTTGGCAAGCGGCCTAGAGTTGGGCGGGACAGTTTGTTGCTTTCAGGCTTGCTGGTTGGGAAGGGAGAGCTCTGTAAGCCCCCCTGACTCTCCCTGTGCCCACAGGCCATGAACATCGTCACCTCGGTGCTCCTGCTCTATGGCAGCGAGGAGGAGGCCTTCTGGCTGCTGGTGGCCCTCTGCGAGCGCATGCTACCCGACTACTACAACACCAGGGTGGTGGGTGAGTGCCCACGGCTGGCAGCTCCCTGTGGGGGCGGCACCCAGCCCACAGCTGGGCTCCCGGAGGCCTCGTAGCCTCGCCACCGGCAGTCGTTGTCTCCTGCTCCGTAGGTTAGAAAGCTGCAGAATCTTCACACAGCTAGAAGGTGGAGAGCCAAACTCAGGCCCCAGCCGCCCCTCCCAGACTTTGTGCGGATTCCCTAGGAGTTGCTGGAAGTGACAGAAGTAGTTAGCTTGGGGCCTACATTCACATCCAGCTAACTctcattaaatgtttttattgtagAAAGTTTCCAAAATCATAACTAGAGCATACAGTATATACCCCCATGTTGACTATTATGAAGGGTAGAATCTGTGAtcttgtaaatatatttaattacatGTGTAATTAAATCTGTTATTCTAAAATGTCCTTCCTTTACTGTTTTAGTGGGTTTCCACTCTTGGGGTCCTTCAGAATTGCCTCTGTTCACCAGCTTCAGGTCAGGACACACAAAAGCTACTCAGGTCACTGTTTACTTCTGACATCCTAGAGAGAAATTAGTATTTCCCAAAAAGAAAATCCAAGTAAAGTGGAAgaaatcttttcttttcacaCAATGGTTTGGAAGCAGTAGAAAGGAAATGTACAGGATTTTTTACCTTCTTCCTTTCTCCACCCCACCTGCCCCCTTCCAGCCCTCAGTTGTGAGCAGAGCTGGCCAGGGACCAGGGGGGCTTCCTGGACCTCAGACCCCAGGGTCCCACATGAGGGCCTGCCTGAGCCAGGAACGTGAGCTCACTAttcagactcctttgtcctcTCCCTAGGGGCCCTGGTGGACCAAGGCATCTTCGAAGAGCTCACAAGAGACTTCCTGCCCCAGCTCTCCAAAAAGATGCAGGACCTGGGTGTGATCTCCAGCATCTCTCTCTCCTGGTTCCTGACCCTCTTCCTCAGTGTCATGCCCTTTGAGAGCGCGGTGGTCATCGTGGACTGCTTCTTCTATGAGGGCATCAAGGTGATCCTGCAGGTGGCCTTGGCCATCCTGGATGCCAACAtggagcagctgctgggctgtggcGACGAAGGCGAGGCCATGACCGTCCTGGGCAGGTGACCGTGCCAGCCTCCCTCCTGTCGGGGAGCCCGCCAGTGCACCCCTGGACCGCAGGACCAGCCCCTCTGCAGCCCTGGGGACACTCCAGAGGCCGGAGAGGGGCTCCTTTCTGGAGAAGACAGAACCGCACTGAAGCAGTCATTCCTTGGGAGAAGCAGTAGTTAGAGGGTGAAACAGCGGCGGGCCAGAGCTCACTGCACTGGAGGGCTTGCTGGGCGGGAGGCAGGTGGAACTAGGCCGAGCCTCCCATCTCCAGCAAAGGCTGGGTGTCTGCTCTTCCCACAGAGCAGTCCTGGTGCGCCTTCCCTGGCTCAGGAGCATCAGTCTCTCCAGGTCACCTAGACAGGGAGCCCGTGCCAGGCCTGCTGTAGCTGCTGATGAGCCGATCTCCCGCTAGGCACACCTGGGGCCCAGGTCATTCTGGCTGCAGCCTCCTCCCTCGGTGCCCACGTCCCATTCTCACAGACTCTCTCGTGGATCCCGCCCCTTCCCTCAGTCCCCACAGCCTCAGGGCTGGCCCCTGACAGCCCTGCCCGGGCCCCTGTGCCCACGTCGTAACAGTTGGCTCTGCACCAGTTTCTCTCACCAGCATCCCAACAGGGCTCTTCCTGATCAGAATCTGACTCTGTTCCTCCCCTGGGACGTGCAGATTCCCTGTGCCCTGGGGGATTTCTGGGCAAAGGATCCAAGTCCCTGGCCGACCTTCAAGCCCTTCACACACAGGTGCTCTTCTGGGGCCTCCCTCAGGCCCAGGCCCTGGGCTCCCGAATGCATGTATCTGCTCAGCCTGGAGCACTCCCAGCCCCCCAGCACTGCTGGGGGCCCCGTCAGCTGCATGCTGAGCCGGCCCAGGTGCGACTGGGAGCCTGCAAGGGTCCCAGGCTGGCAGAGCGGTGGCTGCCCTGCTGTGGGCCATGCCAGCTCTCTGTTCTGAGCCCGGAAGACAGGCTCTGCCCGTGGGCAGAGTCGGCAAGTAGTCTCCATGTCCCTCGCCCACACCAGACAGAGACGGGGCCCTTCCCCCACGCAGGGCCTGAGCAGGATCAAGGCTGGGGCCAGTGGGTGTGGGGGACCACCACTTTCTCCCAGCTGAGTGTCAGGCCCAGCCAGAGGGTCTGGAAGTGTGTGAGGTCCCGGCCGGGCTGGGACCTCTGGAGTCAGGCCCGAGGCTGTGGTCCTCGACAGGGTTCCTCCCTCACCCTCCTTCTGGAGCACTCCTTTGGTCTCTGATTCTTCCTGGCCAGGGCAGGGAGTCCTCACATCCCCAGGGACCCACCAGACGGAGGGAGGGTGTCATCCCTCCAACTGGGACAGTTTTCTTCTGCTGTAGTAGGGTCTGGAGTCATAAAGGGTCCCCACTCGTGGGACCCTGGTGGCCAGCCTAGCCACCAGAATTAAGTGCTCCAGCCTTTTAGCGGGGAGGCCTTCTCCCATTGCCTCCAGGGCACCCCTGATTTGCCAGGGCACCTGCCAGGGCATGCCTCTCTCTGCAGTGACTCATCTTTCGCCCTGCTGGAGGGTGCCCGGCCCTCAGCATGCTCACTCGTTGAGAGTCTAGGCAGATTAAGTCTCCACCTCATTCAGCTGTGGGTGAGACATCCTGTCACCTGTGTGGGATCTAGACTTATGTCCTTCAATCCTTACAGATACCTGGATAATGTGGTCAATAAGCAGAGTGTCTCTCCTCCTATCCCACACCTCCATGCCCTGCTGACCAGCGGAGATGACCCTCCTGAAGAGGTGGACATCTTTGACCTCCTGAAGGTGTCATATGAGGTCAGCACTCACCAGGGCTGTTTGGCCAGATCGCTTCACTGGGCTGTGGGTGCAGCTGGCCATGGCGGGTGGCTCTTCTCTGCTCTGTGCTTCCACCTGATCTCACTGAATCACCTCTGACTGGTAGAAATTCAGCAGCCTGAGGGCGGAGGACATTGAACAGATGCGGTTTAAACAGAGGCTTAAAGTGATCCAGTCCTTGGAGGATACAGCCAAGAGGAGCGTGGTATGGATAGACCCGGGCTCTCGTGGCCCTGGGGTGCGAGCTGGAGCTGGGGTTGGGACGGGGACTAAGGGGACTGCATCTGCCAAGCCACCCCAGGCTGCCCTGAGAAGCGGGGTGCAGGGCCCCCCAGCACTGTCCTGTGTGGGACTAGGATGCAGAAGGGAAGGTGCAGATTTGGGGATGTGGGGAGAGGGCTGGTCACTGTTTTCTGTTGCGGATTGGTCACAGGGAAGCCTCTCTTTGGCCTTGATGCCCGAAGGCCAAGCACAAGCCCATTCTGGACTGAGCCCTCCAGCTTGGCTTTACACCCTGCCCCTGGGTACTGACAGCCCCTCAGCCCCCGCCCACTCAGCCTGCTGACCTTGCTGTAAGATTTTGTCCTCTTGTCCCTGTAGGACGAAATCACTGGGAAGTTCTAAGTTATGTTCCATAGAGCTTTGCCAGGGCTTTTCTAGGAATCCAGAGGCAGTTTCTAGACCAGCACCCCTCGCCCCGCATCCCTGACTGGGTGTTCAGAACAAAAAGGGCCCCCAGCTGGCAACACCGGAAGGGCAGTTGGTGCCATATGGGGATGCCCTCAAAGAGCAAGACCTTGAGAATTCGTTATTACATCTTGCGTCTCTTTCCTTCTAGGTCCGAGCTATACCTGGGGACATTGGTTTCTCAATTGAAGAACTGGAGGACCTTTACATGGTGTTTAAGGTGACAGCCAAGAGCAAGGGGGGACCAGTACCCCATCCGAGTCCCCTAAATTCATCCTCTGTGCAGCAGCCTCCTGCCAGAAGAgatgtaaaacatttaaaaacatcctCAGATGCAGTTATTACCAAGCTCACATGGTAGAATTTAATGCTTTCCAGAGTTTAGGCAAGATACTCTTTTAAGTGACTGAAAATTTGCTGAAGTCAGCTTATACAAGAGGGAATGTGTtggttcatgaaagtgaaaagtctaGGAATGTACAGCTTCAGACATGGCCGGGTCTAGGTGTTCCAACATCTTGTCAAGCTCCGCTATCTCAGATATCATGTGGACTGCTCTTCCTACAGAGAGTAGGACTGTAGTCCGCAGCCTCCAGGGTCATCCTTGCCGTAAGCCcatgaaaagagaatttttccTTCCAGGTGGTTTTAACAAAAAGCCTAGGGTTGATTGCTGGAGTGACTCAAGTTAGGTGCTGTGGCTACAGGACACTGCTTGCTGCTGACCCCAGGCTGGGCTGCATGCACACCCCATGGCCTGGGTTGGGACCAGAGGGGCTCTCCAGGAAAAGTTCAGGTGCTGGTAACAGAAGAACGGGAAAGGGTGTGAAGAGCAAGCAGAAACAGCCGTGTCTGCACTGCCTGCCTGCTCTCATTGTCGGGTCCCATCTGCCCTTCCAGCTACCCGGGGTTCAGCCCCCTGGGGAACCGCCCTGGGTCGGCCTCCGGGTCAGAGTGGTCCAGCCAGTGTCCCGCTGTGCCTGGGGGTCCTCGGGCCCTGTCTCGGTGCCCGTGGCCCTAAACAAGGGGGTGGCGGTGCCGGTGCCGGAGGCTCCGTGAGATGCTGTGTCTAGCCCAGCACTCACTGCGCAGGAGGCTGCAGACTTGGATGGGAGGATGAACGACCAGTCAGCCTGGTGACCCTAAGCAGGGCCCAGGAGGCCAGGCTGTCTCACCGGGCTCTGCCCCCTGCAGGCCAAGCACCTCGCAAGTCAGTACTGGGGGAGCAGCCACCCCTCCGCCGTGCGTCGGGACCCCAGCCTGCCCTACCTGGAGCAGTACCGCATTGACGCACACCAGTTCCGGGAACTCTTCGCCAGCCTGACGCCCTGGGCCTGTGGTGCCCACACAGCTGTGCTGGCAGGGCGGATGTTTCGGCTTCTGGATGAAAATAAGGACTCGCTGATCAACTTCAAGGAGTTTGTGACGGGGATGAGTGAGTGGCTCTAGGGCCTGCAGGGACTCTTCCCTACCCTTGCCCTTTCTGAGGAAACCCAGGTCCCAGTCCCAGCCAGCCTCCCCACCATAGCGAGCCTAGGGCAGCCTGGAGCCCTTAATCCTTGATGAAGGAGGGCAGTTTTCCCACGGAGACACGTGATGggaccccccctcccctccctcagtTTGCTGCTGAAGGCTGGGTCTGCAGGCCCCCGAGAAGGAGAAGGCCTGAGGCTGGGTGCTCACCCCTGGGGCCTCTCCAGGGAGAGAGTCCGACGTGAGGAGGGGCCCGCTGGAACCGCCTGGAGGAGGACGCGAATGTGGCCTGGCCGCGGGACTCTTGTGCCCTCCTGCCAGCCTGCCTCCTTGCTGGCCTTTCCCCACAGGTGGGATGTACCACAGGGACCTGACGGAGAAGCTCAAGTTTCTCTACAAGCTGCACTTGCCTCCAGGTGAGCGCCGCCTCTCCCACTCCCCAGCAAGGGCTCTCCAGAGTGCAGAGCCGGAGCTGCGGCCTTCCCAGGCACAGCCCTCTGTGGGCAGCTGGGCTCCTCATCCTGGCAGTGCAGAGCAGCCAGCGGATGGGGCTGAGGCCAGGTCATTCTCCATCTGAGAGCAGGGCCGGGCCCTGTGTGGCCTACAGGGAATGTGTGGGTGTCTCAGGGCTCCACGCATGGGCAGAGGCCCAGACGcagcaccaggcccctccatggACCCCTGTGAGGGGGTGGCCACGGCAGTGGAGACTCAGGCTTGCGTCTTAGTTCATTGGCTGGTCCTTAAATCTGTCAAGGGCTCCTGTCTGTCACCAGAGGGGCAGCCTGGGGGCGccactgaggcccagggaaggcTGAGGAGCCTGTGTGGCTCTGCTCTGCCTTCTCTCGCAGTGCGGGGCCCGCTGGGACACGGGCAGTGGGTGGTCTGCAGCTGCTGGTCCCAAAGCAGGGGGTCTTGCTGTGTCAGCCTAGCTCACTCTGCTCAGCAGAGATGCCCACTCAGAATGCTCCAAGGGCCGGGGGTGGGCTTCCGTATTTTTGCAGGGGGAGCTGACACTGGGGCAGGCGGAAGTTCTGGCCCCAGGGGTCCTGCGCTGGGGTAGAGCCGTCCTGGGTTCCTGCTGTTGCTCAtgaccctgccctcccagggagTCAGTAGCTGCCTCAGAGTTGGCCGGAGTAATTTTTCATCCCAGAGACCTGACTGACCGGGGGCGGGGCCCAGACTGTAGTTCTAAAGCTCCCTCCAGGGCTTTCTGCACCGAGTTGGCGAGCCCTGCTCCTGACACGTAACACAGGGCTTCTTACCTGTGGCTGGTCTTTCCCTGTTGCAACAGGCCACAGTGGTCTTGGGTACACCTCCTTGGGAAGGTTGGCAGGAACACTTCTCATTCTGCTGAGAGAGGCTTGAGCTGGGCAGACCCCACTGGGCCAAGAGCCTATGGGTGAGGGCACGTGGGGCTGGCCCTGCCACTCCCAAACCACCTCTGCCCACCTTGCTTCACCTGGGCCCTAGTGACGGCCCATACCTGCCACCTCCCCACGGGCCATGCACTGTTAaacctcccactccctcccctgCACACAGTGGGAAAAACAAACCGGGAACAGAGACTGTCGCAGAGCGAGACAAGCCAGTATGTAGTGGAGTGGGACAGTGCCCAGGGGTCTGACGTGAGAACAGGTTGTCTGTGCCTGCCTGGCCCCTTGCACGTGCCTGCAGGAGCTCGGAGCATCCTGAAAGGATCCTCTGGGCCACAGCATCACGGAGTGGGGACAAGGATGGCCGTTCAGCCGACTCCTCTGACAGGATGTATACTGCATTTTCAAACAGTGTACAAGTTAACCAGAAGCAGTCACCAGCTGGTAACCACTGTGACTGCGGGTGGGGACGCTTGgtagggggcgggggagggactTTGTCTGGGACTCGGGAAGGTTTTCTCTGGTGAGAGTCAGGttgtcccctcctgccctcactctcctctctctccaaACACAGCCCTGAGCCCCGAGGAGGCTGAGTCGGCCCTGGAAGCAGCCCATTACTTCACTGAGGACAGCTCCTCGGAAGGTGAGCGCTCCCCACCCATGGCCTCAGGGCCTGTGCCCGGCAGCCTTGCTGGGGGCTGTGCGGGCGGCCTGCAGCCCTCCCCGGGTAGGGGTGTGCCCCCCGGGGGAGCTGCAGAACAAGGGCCAGGGCCCCAGGGGTATTCTTACTCCTGTTTCTCTTGTCTCTGCCTTCCTGGACCCTGgcttctccttccctctgcctCTGCTCCTCCTCGCTGTCCCTTCCAGCATCTCCTCTGGCCTCCGATCTGGATCTTTTCCTGCCCTGGAAGGTTCAAGGTCAGTGCCTGGGGGGCAAGGGTGCCCCCTTTGCACTCGGCTTCCTCAGGGCCTTGGGTTTCATCTTCTGAACACTCCCCTGCATGGTCAAGAGGCCTGGAAGCTCTTGGTCCCCGAGATGCCTCCTGTGTGGCTAAGCTCTGAGTAGCCAGCCGCAGACCTGGGTGGAGAGCGGCAGCTGCCGTTCTTGTCGTGGGGCAGAAAGTGGTGACCCATGGCATCGTGATGTTGCACAGGTACCAGGGTATCACCTCCCGGCCACGTGGAAAAACTATTCTGTCATCGTGGTCATaggaaaaacacaaaataccATTGTTGCAAAACTGTCATTGTGATGACACAGATGAGTGGAAGTAGAAGAGAGTGGTGGAGGCTTTCCTTGGAAACAGTTTTATGTTTCATACAACTTTTTAGTTGAGGAAAACTGTGTATGTTGGGTGCCTATTAGAAGTCAGCCCTGTGCTGCATTTGAAGCCCGCAGGAGGCACTGGGCCCAGAGTGGTGGGGTATTCTGGGCCTGGGGTTTGGCAGTCAAGCTGGCAGTGTGTAACGCACCCAGAAAACTGACCAAACGCCACCCTGTCGTCGCTCTCGGGATAGGTAATAACACACCGAGGACGGCACACACTCAAAAAGACACTAAAAGATGCTGTCACGGTGCCCAGAGCAGTCCTGCTGACAGTGTCGAAGGCTTACTTGACTGTGAAGCTTGACGACCTTGATTTCAATTATACAAACTAAAAAAACAGGTGTATATTTTTTCATACTTGGAACGTAAGCAAATAGACTTGTCCCAGGCACCTGAGGAGAGACCACGGACTGGGGGTACAGAGCCCTGTTCTCGGCGCTCACCTAACCTCCAGGCAGCGGTCCACTTCCTGATGAAAACCCTGAGCCCAGAGGGCTGCACCCTTCCCTGCCACCACAGAGCCGCCGAGGGCCGTTTGGAGCTGGCACCTGCCTTTCCACCTGAAGTTCCTCCCAGCCACACTCCCTCAGGGAACAGGTCTGGGAGGGCTGGGCAGCCTGTTCTCCCCAAGTTCATGCTGTGTACATGTATGTCACTTTAAGAAATACAGCGCTGAGCATAGGACTCAGGAACATAAAATGTCTTCATCAGCTGGCGTGGCAGTTACAGGATGAGTTGGTAACTCAGACTCCGCTGAGTTTGACCTTTATCAGCAGAAAGTATAGAAATTGTTGGTCTCAGAAGTTTTGCCTGTAACATGCATCATCGTTCATTTAAGAACTGTGTAGCGTGACTCGTATTCTTTGGAAAGAGAAGATGTGAGGGTTCAGTGGCTCTCCGGTTTAATGTAACCAGGTGGAGTGAGCCGGCCCTGCATGGGACAGCTGGGCCAGGGCCCAGGACCAGGTCCACTTGCACAGGAAAGCACAGACGAGACCTTAGTGGTTTGGAGTCGTAACAGAAGAACcttcttgttctttttgttgtCCAGAAGTATTACAGCAGGAGGAGCGAGAGGAAGCTGGAAATGACATCCAAGATAAAAGAagaggtatatatacatatatatataggtcaACATCTGCTGATGCTGGCAGAGGTCCTAGGGTGGGTGGGATCTGGTCGCCCTGTCACTGCAGAATAGCCCCCGTACTTCATGGCAGATGCATGCCTGATACCAGAGCCCTCCCTGAGGTAAAGGCCCAGCCCATCAGCCACCCAGCTCTCACTCACCAGTCCCAGGCCTGAGTTTCCTGTGGCCACGAGCACCCCCAGCCATCACCACCTCCCTCTGGGGGTGCCCTGGCTCCCCATGCCACCCTCTCTCCAGCCTCCACGTGGTCCCATCACCATCTTGGGGAGGACATAGCAGGGCCATTGTCATCAGCTTAGCTCAAACCTACTTTAGCATAGCTCAGGGGGACCCTTGAGTGCTctggcaggggtccccagcctccagcatctaatgcctgatgatctgagctgcaactgatgtaataataatagaaataaagtgcacagtgaatgtaatgcacttgaatcatcctgaaaccattccacccccacaccccccagtctctagaaaaattgttttccataaaCCTGGGGCCTGGTGCTGTGTGTTTTTCCCATCACTACCTCCCCAAATACCAGGGTTTTTTGTAATAAGGTCCAGGTGACTTCATGCCAGATAATCCTTAAACCTGCTTATCCCCTTCTACCAGCCCCCAGCCCTCTTTCTCTCATTTGACAGATAGAGATTAATCTTTCTCTTCCAACTCACAGAGGAGAAGGGAACTAGCCCTCCTGACTACCGGCACTACCTTCGAATGTGGGCCAAGGagaaagaggttcaaaaggagacgatcAAGGATCTTCCCAAGATGAACCAGGTAGGCCCGATCAGAATACCCAAGAGGTGTTTCTGGAAAATTCTGACCAAGTCTgggtcctcccacccccactggaATGGAGGAATTCTCCTGCCTCCCTTTAGACCCACCAGTCAGCAGCAGTCAGGGACTGCCTAGGAGGACAGGGGCTGGTTGTTCCAGGGCCTTATCCAGAACACTCCCTTGGTGCTGACTTGCTTTGATCGGCATCCGTGAACCAGAGAAGCGCTGGGCAAGGTCAGCCTCAACAGGCAGAAACTCAGACTGCCGTTCATGAGCTGGCATCACAGCACTTGTCCCTCCAGCCTGGCTCCGAGCCGCGCACACACAAGCCCACTTGCCCCACCGCCCAATAGTCACGTGCGGGTCTCCAGGTCAGGACTGCAGTCTCCAGGGTCTTAACAGGCAGGACCACAGACATCTAACCAAAGGCCGCTACCAAACTGCAGCCTGATCACGGCCTGCTCTGCCCAGAGGGGCCCCTTGCCATCTGGGTGCTCCTTCATCCACAGGCTTGAAGAATGGCATGCCCTGTGGGAGGTTTCATCCCAGTCTCAGGCCAAAAGGCCTAAATGTGGTTTCAGGATCTGAACTTGACCTCTTCATCCCTCTCAACTAACCCAGGCTGCCTTACCTTGTCATCACTCTCTAAAGAGCTTTGTTATGAGAGTTGAAGTGGCTTCTAATTAAAGATCCAAAACGctcaaactgattctaaaacacAGGGAAGTCCTTGTAGTCAGTAGCATTGAAAACTTATGATAGACATAGGTCTGTCTCTGCTAACAGAACAGACTCCAAATGTCTCTATATGTGCTGAAAGAAAGACAGCTGGAAAAGAAAGGCCTTTCCTCTGCACCTGTGTCCTAATCTGTGAAATGCATGTGTCAAGGCACGGGTATATAAAGATAACTAACAAGACAACaccctcacaccagtcagaatggctagcaTTGTGAGTCTGACTGATCGGAGGTAGTCTGACCCATCTTTTATCATCTCCTTGtcccttttgtttttcctctcaaAAGGAGCAATTCATTGAGTTGTGCAAGACACTTTACAACATGTTCAGCGAAGACCCCATGGAGCAGGACTTGTACCATGCTATCGCCACGGTGGCCAGCCTGTTACTCCGCATcggggaggtggggaagaggtTTTCTGCATGGCCAGGCAGAAAGTCCAGAGACAGTGCCCCCGATGAGGATGAGCCACCAGCCCCAGACCCCCCTCAAGACCCAGCCTGGGAACTTCAGCCACCAGCTGCAGGGGACCCCCAAGCCAAAGCAGGTGGAGACACCCACCTTGGGAAAACACCACAGGAGAGCCAGGTGGGGGGCGAAGGGGGCGGCGGTGAAGGGCGGGGCTCTCCCTCCCAGCCTCTGTCTGATGACGAAGCCAAAGACGACATGTCCATGTCCTCCTACTCCGTGGTCAGCACCGGCTCCCTGCAGTGTGAGGACCTGGCTGACGACACAGtgctggtgggtggggaggcTCGCAGCCCCGTGGCCACCACCCACGGTGGGGGTGTGGTTGACACAGACTGGTGCATCTCATTCGAGCAGATCCTGGCCTCCATCCTGACAGAGTCTGTGCTGGTGAACTTCTTTGAGAAGAGGGTAGACATTGGACTCAAGATCAAGGACCACAGGAAGGTAGAGAGACAGTTCAGCACCTCCAGCGACCATGAGCAGTCTGTGGTTTCGGGCTGAGGGCTCCAAGGCtgctcttccctccttccctttgttttcttcttaaggACACATCCCTCCAGTTCTCCCCAGAAGAATTGAGTTGTAAATGGAAAGAAGGCTGAACAGTCACAGTTGGGGCCAAGGCAGGGGGTGTCCCAGCCCCTAATTCTGCCTTGAGCCTCCTGGCCCCTGCAGAGTGTCGGGGGCTCTGTGATCTGCCCTTGCTTGCCCTGCACTGTGGCCAGGCCACaccctgtcctcctcctcctcctcccctgcagCTGTGTGCTCTGGGGGCTTTCCTGCCACTGGGCACCAGGTAGGGAGGTGGTGTGCCTATCGGGCACCAACGTGGTGAGAGCTTCGAGATGCCTTCCAGGAGCCCCAAGCCTGCATCTGGTTGAGGACACAGGCAGAAAGCATCTACTGCATCAGGGTGGGTTACCTCCTGCAGATGTTCCTCTCAATTCTCTTTCAGCTCG from Dama dama isolate Ldn47 chromosome 9, ASM3311817v1, whole genome shotgun sequence carries:
- the TBC1D9B gene encoding TBC1 domain family member 9B isoform X2, which encodes MWLGPEEVLVANALWVTERANPFFVLQRRRGHGKGGGLTGLLVGTLDVVLDSSARVAPYRILHQTQDSQVYWTVACGSSRKEITKHWEWLENNLLQTLSIFDNEEDITTFVKGKIHGIIAEENKNVQPQGDEDPGKFKEAELKMRKQFGMPEGEKLVNYYSCSYWKGRVPRQGWLYLTVNHLCFYSFLLGKEVSLVVQWVDVTRLEKNATLLFPESIRVDTRDQELFFSMFLNIGETFKLMEQLANLAVRQLLDSEGFLEERAPPRPPRPHRNISALKRDLDARAKNECYRATFRLPRDERLDGHTSCTLWTPFNKLHIPGQMFISSNYICFASKEEDACHLIIPLREVTIVEKADCSSVLPSPLSISTKSKMTFLFANLKDREFLVERISDFLQKMPSKPSGGSRAERKASIVDAAPEPSPAPQELSEQPASPTSPLGGLQGGRAQEAPTASQGLLRLFQRNTPMEDLGAKGAKEKMKEESWNIHFFEFGRGMCMYRTARTRELVLKGIPERLRGELWLLFSGAWNEMVTHPGYYAELVEKSMGRYSLATEEIERDLHRSMPEHPAFQNELGIAALRRVLTAYAFRNPTIGYCQAMNIVTSVLLLYGSEEEAFWLLVALCERMLPDYYNTRVVGALVDQGIFEELTRDFLPQLSKKMQDLGVISSISLSWFLTLFLSVMPFESAVVIVDCFFYEGIKVILQVALAILDANMEQLLGCGDEGEAMTVLGRYLDNVVNKQSVSPPIPHLHALLTSGDDPPEEVDIFDLLKVSYEKFSSLRAEDIEQMRFKQRLKVIQSLEDTAKRSVVRAIPGDIGFSIEELEDLYMVFKAKHLASQYWGSSHPSAVRRDPSLPYLEQYRIDAHQFRELFASLTPWACGAHTAVLAGRMFRLLDENKDSLINFKEFVTGMSGMYHRDLTEKLKFLYKLHLPPALSPEEAESALEAAHYFTEDSSSEEVLQQEEREEAGNDIQDKRREEKGTSPPDYRHYLRMWAKEKEVQKETIKDLPKMNQEQFIELCKTLYNMFSEDPMEQDLYHAIATVASLLLRIGEVGKRFSAWPGRKSRDSAPDEDEPPAPDPPQDPAWELQPPAAGDPQAKAGGDTHLGKTPQESQVGGEGGGGEGRGSPSQPLSDDEAKDDMSMSSYSVVSTGSLQCEDLADDTVLVGGEARSPVATTHGGGVVDTDWCISFEQILASILTESVLVNFFEKRVDIGLKIKDHRKVERQFSTSSDHEQSVVSG